A window of Acidobacteriota bacterium genomic DNA:
ATACTTCGAAAATCGAACAAAAACCGCCTACGAAGGATTGAGAAAAGCCATCTCGCTGGAGCCGAATGAGCCGGACTATTACGTTTCACTGGCCCGATCCTGCTCCCGGTTGGAGCTTTACACGGAAGCCGCAGACGCCTACCAACGCTTTCTGGAAGTTTCTCCCAAAACCGACGTCGAACGCCGCGAACGAATTAAAGGACTGATTGATTTTTACCGCTATCTGGGAACGACCAAAATCAATCGGGTTAGCGGCAAGGAAGTTGTGACGATTCCATTTGAACTGGTCAACAACCGTCCGTTCATCAAACTGATGATCAACGGCAAAGGGCCGTTCCGTTTTGTGGTGGATACCGGAGCCAGCATGTCTGTGCTTTCCGATAAAACCGCAGCAGCTTTGGGCGTCAAACCCGTGGCCAAAGGCGGCAGCGCTCGTGCGATTGGCGGCAGCGGAACATTTCCGATTCTGTATGGTTTGCTGGATTCGATTCAGATGGGAGACGCGAAAATTGACGTTGTGCCGATTTACATCCGAACGGTTCATTCGACCGAAGACACCCCGGAAGGCGAACGGTCCGCCGGATACATCGGTCTTTCGGTTTTGTCTCAATATGCCGTGACGCTGGATTACAAAACTCAGGAAATGCTATTGGATCGCACGCCGCTCAGCGATGAGCAATTGGCAAACAAGCCCGCCGGTCAAGCCGCAGCCGATGCGACTGCGCCGAAAACTGAAAACCTGGGTGCGTTGGCCGCAACCGGCGTTGAGGTGCCCATTCGCAGCACCAGCGGCGGATTGGCCAGCGCCGAAGCTCATTTGCCGACGATGGATCGTCCGCTGAACTTCATTGTGGATACCGGCGCGACGATCTCCGTCATTTCAAAAGCCACCGTTAAACGCTACGATTTGGAAGGAATGAAGCTGAAAGGCGAAACCTTCCGTGTGATTGGGGCTGCGGGAATTGAAGACGGCGCTGAAGCATTGGGACTGTCCGCTTTGACCGTCAACAATTTGCGCAAAAGTAATTCGCGGGCGCTGATCTTGGATTTGGATGCCGTCAATGAAACTTCCGGATTTGAACAGCACGGCGTTTTGGGTGGCGATTACCTGCGGCATTTTCGCGTTATGCTGGATTTACGACGCAA
This region includes:
- a CDS encoding aspartyl protease family protein, with the translated sequence MKFALRKLTFPLALAMMITALSLPALAESRAKALKRAEKEMRAANFTEAENIYRQLIEKDLTDKDARLGLSYALVKQIKLQEAYEQAAQVIAADPLNARAFALLGTSLLRSGEFRNSVEALYTAVKFDQKQALAIAGLSEIEYFENRTKTAYEGLRKAISLEPNEPDYYVSLARSCSRLELYTEAADAYQRFLEVSPKTDVERRERIKGLIDFYRYLGTTKINRVSGKEVVTIPFELVNNRPFIKLMINGKGPFRFVVDTGASMSVLSDKTAAALGVKPVAKGGSARAIGGSGTFPILYGLLDSIQMGDAKIDVVPIYIRTVHSTEDTPEGERSAGYIGLSVLSQYAVTLDYKTQEMLLDRTPLSDEQLANKPAGQAAADATAPKTENLGALAATGVEVPIRSTSGGLASAEAHLPTMDRPLNFIVDTGATISVISKATVKRYDLEGMKLKGETFRVIGAAGIEDGAEALGLSALTVNNLRKSNSRALILDLDAVNETSGFEQHGVLGGDYLRHFRVMLDLRRNYFGLTPQSPAITIAAEK